The following proteins come from a genomic window of Pocillopora verrucosa isolate sample1 chromosome 6, ASM3666991v2, whole genome shotgun sequence:
- the LOC131792849 gene encoding uncharacterized protein isoform X4, producing the protein MCIRVGNSGDVRSVRISRIKRIWFIILSVGLLQGPSQAFFNDSFQSSSPLSTNLTDPGKDGIHLLNAPSSSEKQDLKNKRRLGVSSAKEIRRRSTRAKAPGVSNKIPLERANFSDVTLTIKAQRIPSQNVTHFSNNVTHFYDLTRSLNDINKLRSALQTSRGNSSPKKQASTGKRSRKGGKRRAERDLKLSLNKPDRSKLQTHYERESKSDIAKTHFNSSEKKRRKYSSKVTSGQHHRTRLKHQERSLGRFKRNIAVSDRDELKQKRFMMKRRSLQHLPFRLGGERVLLRFKRKSILGQDDVEAQSSDLKEHKGKKGRQTPQQKHVKPRSVFPGKSSTFPLNGVIKGEFLKETDWRAPSATINSYNKALVDRNVIPHATYDPVVYGAKSSSLSLNPNKLSSVPKEYSAVENRRQSVSNINRALYPLASTVSFIPKSNQAMTLKSELRTPQIASLWRTVLQNAPVPSQSNVPQPVRYEYGAGQQQRNSLQNTDDQSKKQFIPTSQRALYNYGHQFNYQPQFIKSQIALAGGNPRITSFSHMRPTKPLPFFREGARINPEWPLSSPTANLNNLLNFENGLSQRSRVPQGLVLYLDLENVQNGRATYASLNGDVTGTDKRTEIKKFFGSCGKVARLNNGSEILLNGKQLKMKPRQAVSIAAWIKLDSNKGYHSIFDTVGGHSMHQQGQYHFEIQDGSVRWFHRNETGIKIFSVETDPIIPANVWNHVVGTYDAHTGIAKIFVNGGLKAEAAGKGLLSQDWDAHAGIGKHKNQRFLQGEVDEFRIYNKALSQEEIGKLMKVCSFERVCGGLFNSPKGILESPEWPRSYKGKTTCAWHLSVDPRETITLSFKRFSLDEDGTCKNAKLIVRDGSGENSEALGVYCGTKRPTGITSSGNHLFVQFTSTEGGKGKGFLISYNTETVHQTKKTERPPTPTQADDSQRCAVTRPEYNVTLIGGIKSGIFSEAKHVHDMDLCTKHCCLRKSCDLAFMIRDSCYLVRCTNQSLCKTKRARPSNMNPSITFVSHLQSVTPEPELPVDGSAYNKAITSSISKPTTLPAKDQPICHHTAVSYNVTLVGGINAGKFSTYGRARNMDECIRHCCRDDKCDVSFMIQGNCYAVECADAEGCQVKRAKPSSYNPTVAYVYRGNERPIGDPLPGAEKPNSDACDKLSVSNTIFNVTLRGGIKSGNFTDKGVVKHMDECSAYCCADGQCNVAFLIRDNCFLVSCKDYESCQIKPALSEYYHPRLAYVNWSPPDDEIPANRWYASLGCWKDTESFAVSPLEGADPLLTEPYLTRQKPIDTCAQVARKHDFKVFAIQNGGACLSGPKAGRTFNQFGESSSCKAGKGGLFANDVYRLTDIGYISLGCWNDSGIHALPVMEHSDEKLDDFYKSRLDPLRKCGEVARKRGYPVFALQRGGMCFGGPRAEIDYKMYGISRRCRDGLGGTYANSVYRLIDNLEVEPTESTNNFTSPSGATGSSTSSTATTGSSSSPSSTNFTPTTFSGTQRSPTTSPSPTPEIQENYLTLQNGLPHKNTYTAANKPKPSDVSQCRASAVHNDVTLVGGINAGKFTDLGNADNMSLCTQRCCMKSACDVAFMLENECYGVSCLNESLCESRPARNPARYNPRIAYVYHDTKKDKASPQQKNVCWDGEILSNYTLVGGINAGTFSDNGKTTNMDICMQFCCKRDTCDLAFMIEDDCYSVSCNSNGACEPRKARPTHYLPRIAIRKKPQGNYNVKGVFTDMTSTPGTTTPLTSSVSQSSSPTPATSPSPTLSTISEVHQADSTTNPTVKVAHSCDATPIEYNVTLKMGLHSGVFQKVGRVDSMDDCIEMSCKEPRSDVAFMLGSMCYAVHCYSADLCKTVPIFGSSISRLNLNPAISFLKKNSQFGISSLVTTNNNIAQDKCRDSTITYNVTLRGGIDAGNFTERSGVLSMRDCIGKCCDDTSCDLAFMFGDHCYSVECQSEKLCQAVLAKPSHLEPKVSYVSRGFYNDKDKGTMFSASDQTPTCRADQKSQSKIFSNKTLVGGLEAGRFSFEGVVSDMHMCMDRCCAQQGCNVAYMVDKNCFSVACYSPSLCKISDTSSTNGEVEISTIFESTAERPVEKHSMVVYVIIGVVGFAAGAGGILWAVCMFIRRHRLRSRHRQDTQ; encoded by the exons ATGTGCATAAGAGTGGGGAATTCTGGAGATGTCCGGAGCGTTAGAATCTCGCGTATCAAACGCATCTGGTTTATCATCTTGTCAGTCGGCCTGTTACAAG GCCCTTCGCAAGCTTTCTTCAACGATTCGTTTCAGTCGTCTTCTCCACTTTCAACGAATCTGACTGATCCCGGAAAAGATGGAATCCACCTTCTCAATGCACCATCATCCTCAGAAAAACAAGACCTTAAAAATAAACGTCGTTTGGGTGTTTCTTCCGCAAAAGAAATCAGAAGGCGTTCGACGAGAGCCAAAGCCCCAGGCGTGTCTAATAAAATACCGCTCGAAAGAGCAAACTTTTCTGATGTCACGTTGACTATTAAAGCGCAGCGGATTCCTTCACAAAATGTTACCCATTTTTCTAACAATGTCACTCATTTTTATGATTTAACGCGTTCTTTAAATGATATAAACAAGCTTAGAAGTGCATTACAAACCTCTCGTGGTAATTCTAGTCCCAAAAAACAAGCTTCTACTGGGAAAAGATCTAGGAAAGGTGGCAAAAGAAGAGCTGAGAGAGATCTGAAACTATCGTTAAATAAACCAGATCGGTCAAAGCTTCAGACACATTATGAACGAGAGAGTAAAAGCGACATAGCTAAAACACACTTCAATTCAAgcgaaaagaaaaggagaaaatactCTTCCAAGGTTACCAGCGGTCAGCATCATCGTACACGTTTAAAGCATCAGGAAAGAAGCTTAGGGAGATTTAAGCGTAACATTGCCGTTTCTGATAGGGATGAACTTAAACAAAAACGTTTTATGATGAAGAGACGGTCTTTGCAGCATCTTCCTTTTCGTCTTGGTGGTGAACGAGTCTTACTGAGATTCAAACGAAAGTCGATTTTGGGACAGGACGATGTCGAGGCACAGTCCAGCGACTTGAAAGAacacaaagggaaaaaaggcCGGCAAACACCCCaacagaaacatgttaaacctCGAAGTGTGTTTCCAGGAAAATCATCCACATTTCCCTTAAATGGGGTCATAAAGGGAGAGTTCCTGAAGGAAACCGATTGGAGGGCACCAAGTGCGACAATAAATTCTTACAACAAGGCTCTTGTTGATAGAAATGTAATTCCTCATGCGACGTATGATCCAGTAGTATACGGGGCAAAAAGTTCTTCTCTATCACTGAATCCGAACAAACTATCCTCAGTTCCTAAGGAATACAGTGCAGTTGAAAACCGGAGACAGAGCGTTTCTAACATTAACAGAGCTCTTTATCCGCTTGCATCGACAGTGAGTTTTATTCCAAAGAGTAATCAAGCTATGACTTTGAAATCGGAGCTAAGGACACCACAAATTGCTTCTCTCTGGCGCACAGTCTTGCAAAACGCCCCTGTACCTAGCCAATCGAATGTTCCACAACCAGTGAGATATGAATACGGAGCTGGACAGCAACAGAGAAACAGCTTACAGAACACCGACGATCAGAGTAAAAAGCAGTTTATTCCTACTTCACAGCGTGCCCTCTACAATTATGGACATCAATTCAATTATCAGCCCCAGTTTATAAAATCTCAGATAGCGCTTGCAGGTGGCAACCCACGAATCACCTCCTTTTCTCATATGAGGCCAACCAAACCATTGCCATTCTTTCGGGAGGGGGCAAGAATAAATCCAGAATGGCCCTTATCCTCGCCTACGGCGAATCTTAACAAtctattaaattttgaaaacgGTTTGTCACAGAGATCACGCGTTCCGCAAGGGCTTGTCTTGTACTTGGATTTAGAGAATGTGCAAAACGGTAGAGCGACGTATGCATCTTTAAATGGAGATGTAACTGGCACGGACAAGCGAACAGAGATCAAAAAGTTTTTCGGATCATGTGGAAAAGTTGCAAGGCTTAACAACGGAAGCGAGATACTTCTCAACGGCAAGCAGTTGAAG ATGAAACCCCGTCAAGCCGTAAGCATTGCAGCATGGATAAAACTCGATTCTAACAAGGGTTATCACTCGATATTCGACACAGTAGGTGGCCATTCTATGCATCAACAAGGACAATATCATTTCGAAATTCAAGATGGCAGCGTTCGGTGGTTCCACAGGAATGAAACTGGGATCAAAATCTTCAGCGTTGAAACAG ATCCAATAATTCCTGCAAATGTTTGGAACCATGTAGTCGGCACGTATGACGCGCACACTGGTATCGCTAAGATTTTTGTCAATGGAGGACTAAAAGCAGAGGCTGCCGGGAAGGGTCTACTGTCTCAAGACTGGGATGCGCATGCGGGAATCGGAAAACACAAGAACCAAAGGTTTCTCCAGGGGGAGGTGGACGAGTTTAGGATTTACAACAAGGCTTTGTCGCAGGAAGAAATTGGAAAACTCATGAAAGTATGCAGTTTTGAAAGAG TATGCGGCGGCCTTTTTAACAGTCCAAAAGGAATTTTGGAATCACCGGAATGGCCTAGAAGCTATAAAGGGAAAACCACTTGTGCATGGCATCTGTCTGTTGATCCGAGGGAGACAATCACGCTTAGTTTTAAACGCTTCAGTTTGGATGAAGACGGGACGTGCAAAAATGCCAAACTTATTGTTAGAGACGGAAGTGGAGAAAATTCGGAGGCACTCGGGGTTTACTGTGGAACCAAGCGGCCGACAGGGATAACATCGAGTGGGAATCATTTGTTTGTACAGTTTACCAGCACTGAGGGAGGGAAAGGGAAAGGTTTTCTCATTTCTTACAACACAG AAACCGTCCACCAGACCAAGAAAACTGAAAGACCACCCACACCTACACAAGCTGACGACTCGCAGAGATGCGCCGTAACAAGACCCGAATATAATGTTACACTGATTGGCGGCATCAAATCCGGGATCTTCTCTGAGGCAAAGCACGTGCACGACATGGACTTGTGCACGAAACATTGTTGTTTACGAAAGTCGTGCGACTTGGCTTTCATGATCCGGGACTCGTGCTATTTGGTGCGATGTACCAATCAGAGTTTATGTAAGACCAAACGGGCGCGACCTTCAAATATGAACCCCAGTATCACTTTTGTCTCACACTTGCAGTCGGTGACACCCGAGCCAG AACTGCCTGTAGATGGAAGCGCTTACAACAAGGCTATCACCTCAAGTATATCCAAACCAACAACATTACCCGCTAAGGACCAACCGATTTGTCACCACACGGCTGTGAGCTACAACGTTACTCTGGTCGGCGGGATCAACGCAGGAAAATTCAGCACGTATGGTCGAGCCCGCAATATGGATGAGTGCATACGTCATTGTTGCCGTGACGACAAGTGCGACGTGTCGTTTATGATCCAGGGAAATTGTTACGCAGTTGAATGTGCGGATGCGGAGGGGTGTCAGGTGAAGCGAGCAAAACCTTCCTCTTATAACCCTACTGTGGCATACGTGTACCGTGGCAATGAAAGACCGATAGGGG ATCCTTTACCTGGTGCTGAAAAGCCAAACTCAGACGCTTGTGATAAGTTGTCCGTCAGTAACACCATATTCAACGTGACTCTTCGTGGGGGAATCAAGTCAGGGAACTTCACTGACAAAGGCGTGGTCAAGCACATGGACGAATGTTCAGCCTATTGCTGTGCAGACGGACAATGCAACGTGGCTTTTCTAATCCGGGACAACTGTTTCTTAGTATCGTGTAAAGATTATGAGTCGTGCCAAATAAAACCAGCGCTTTCTGAATATTATCACCCAAGACTGGCTTACGTGAATTGGAGTCCGCCCGATGACGAAATTCCAG CCAACAGGTGGTATGCGTCTTTAGGTTGCTGGAAAGATACGGAATCGTTTGCAGTTTCCCCTTTGGAAGGCGCAGATCCTCTGCTAACAGAGCCTTATCTCACACGACAGAAGCCAATCGACACATGCGCACAAGTAGCAAGAAAGCACGACTTCAAAG TTTTTGCCATCCAGAATGGCGGAGCCTGCCTAAGCGGACCGAAAGCGGGAAGAACGTTTAACCAGTTTGGCGAATCATCATCTTGTAAGGCAGGAAAGGGAGGCTTGTTCGCCAATGATGTCTACCGACTGACAGATATTG GTTACATCTCGCTCGGTTGCTGGAACGACTCCGGTATCCATGCCCTGCCTGTAATGGAGCACTCAGATGAAAAATTAGACGATTTTTACAAATCACGCCTCGATCCACTGCGTAAGTGCGGAGAGGTGGCGCGAAAGCGAGGCTATCCTGTGTTCGCCCTTCAGCGAGGAGGAATGTGCTTTGGTGGACCCCGCGCTGAAATTGACTATAAAATGTATGGAATATCAAGGAGATGCCGCGATGGACTGGGTGGGACTTATGCCAATAGCGTATATAGACTAATAG ATAACTTGGAAGTGGAGCCAACAGAAAGCACAAACAACTTCACTTCTCCTTCTGGTGCCACGGGAAGCTCAACCTCCAGCACAGCGACCACGGGAAGCTCTTCAAGCCCGTCATCCACTAATTTCACCCCAACCACGTTTAGTGGAACACAAAGATCACCCACCACTTCGCCGTCGCCAACACCTGAAATCCAAGAAAACTACCTTACTCTTCAAAACGGCTTGCCACACAAGAACACCTATACAGCAG ccaACAAACCCAAACCTTCAGATGTTTCTCAATGCCGCGCAAGCGCAGTTCACAATGACGTCACACTGGTTGGTGGGATAAATGCAGGAAAGTTTACTGATCTTGGTAACGCTGACAACATGAGTCTTTGCACACAGCGGTGCTGCATGAAAAGCGCTTGCGATGTAGCGTTCATGCTCGAAAACGAATGCTACGGTGTGAGCTGCTTGAATGAATCACTGTGCGAGTCACGTCCCGCAAGAAATCCCGCAAGGTACAACCCGCGAATTGCTTATGTGTATCACGACACAAAGAAAGATAAAG CGTCACCTCAACAGAAGAACGTATGCTGGGACGGTGAAATTTTGTCCAATTACACTTTGGTCGGGGGCATCAATGCAGGGACATTTAGTGATAACGGGAAGACCACTAACATGGACATATGCATGCAGTTCTGTTGCAAGCGTGACACTTGTGATTTGGCATTTATGATTGAGGACGATTGTTATTCAGTTTCGTGTAACAGTAATGGGGCTTGTGAGCCGAGAAAGGCCCGACCTACTCATTATCTTCCTCGCATTGCCATAAGGAAGAAACCTCAAG GAAATTATAACGTCAAAGGTGTTTTTACCGACATGACATCAACGCCAGGCACCACAACTCCGCTGACATCATCGGTGTCACAATCTTCGTCCCCGACGCCGGCCACATCTCCTTCTCCCACTCTATCAACAATTTCAGAAGTTCACCAAG CTGATTCAACTACAAACCCAACTGTCAAAGTGGCGCATTCGTGTGACGCCACACCCATCGAGTACAACGTCACCCTTAAGATGGGACTCCACTCTGGAGTCTTTCAAAAAGTTGGTCGAGTAGACTCCATGGACGACTGCATAGAGATGAGCTGTAAAGAACCACGGAGTGACGTTGCCTTCATGTTAGGCAGCATGTGTTATGCCGTGCACTGTTACAGCGCGGATCTTTGCAAGACTGTCCCTATCTTTGGATCAAGTATTTCTCGACTTAACTTGAATCCTGCAATCTCGTTTCTCAAAAAGAACTCGCAGTTTGGTATAAGCTCTCTTG TGACAACGAACAACAACATAGCTCAAGACAAATGTCGCGACAGCACCATCACCTACAACGTGACTTTACGAGGCGGGATTGACGCag GAAATTTTACCGAGAGGTCTGGAGTGCTGTCGATGCGAGACTGTATCGGCAAATGCTGTGACGACACGTCATGTGACCTCGCTTTCATGTTCGGAGATCACTGTTACTCTGTAGAGTGTCAGAGTGAAAAGCTATGTCAAGCTGTGTTGGCCAAACCGTCTCACCTTGAACCAAAAGTGTCCTATGTTTCAAGGGGATTTTATAATGATAAAGACAAAG GGACAATGTTCTCCGCTAGCGACCAGACGCCGACATGTCGGGCAGATCAAAAGTCTCAGTCCAAGATATTCAGTAATAAGACTTTAGTTGGAGGATTAGAAGCGGGAAGGTTCAGTTTTGAGGGAGTCGTCAG TGATATGCATATGTGTATGGATCGATGCTGTGCACAGCAGGGTTGTAATGTCGCTTACATGGTTGACAAGAACTGCTTCTCTGTAGCCTGTTATTCACCCTCGTTGTGTAAAATAAGCGATACGTCTTCAACGAATGGCGAAGTAGAGATCTCCACTATATTTGAGAGCACCGCTGAAAGACCAGTTGAAAAAC ACTCCATGGTGGTTTATGTGATAATTGGTGTGGTCGGATTCGCAGCAGGTGCTGGAGGGATTTTATGGGCCGTCTGCATGTTTATTCGACG GCACCGTTTACGATCAAGGCACAGACAGGATACGCAGTAG